A genome region from Calypte anna isolate BGI_N300 chromosome 4B, bCalAnn1_v1.p, whole genome shotgun sequence includes the following:
- the MXD4 gene encoding max dimerization protein 4 isoform X1 has translation MELNSLLILLEAAEYLERRDRAFLQRRKKMHGKNILPLMLTLSLEAEHGYASVLPFDSDYSRKKTKAGTMARKSQNNRSSHNELEKHRRAKLRRYLEQLKQLVPLGPDSTRHTTLSLLKRAKMHIKKLEEQDRKALNIKEQLQREHRYLKRRLEQLSVQGMERIRTDSMGSTISTDSEQEVDIEGMEFTPGEMDSIGSASDAEDHYSLQSGSSDGGYTHSRRLNARLS, from the exons ATGGAACTGAACTCTCTGTTAATTCTCCTGGAAGCGGCCGAGTACTTGGAGAGAAGAGACCGAG CGTTCctgcaaaggaggaaaaaaatgcatggaaaaaatatattgccACTAATGCTGACTTTGTCCCTAGAAGCAGAACATGGCTATGCATCAGTGTTACCCTTCGATAGTGACtattccagaaagaaaacaaaggcaggCACCATGGCCAGAAAATCCCAGAATAACAG GTCGTCACACAACGAACTAGAAAAACATAG GCGGGCTAAACTCCGGCGGTATTTGGAGCAGCTAAAACAGCTTGTGCCTCTTGGGCCAGACAGCACCAGACACACCACTCTAAGTCTGTTGAAAAGAGCTAAGATGCATATCAAG AAATTGGAAGAACAGGACCGAAAAGCTCTAAATATTAAGGAACAGCTACAGCGGGAACACCGCTACCTCAAGCGCCGGCTGGAGCAGCTTTCCGTGCAGGGCATGGAGCGCATCCGCACGGACAGCATGGGATCAACAATATCCACTGACTCTGAACAAG AAGTAGACATTGAAGGAATGGAGTTTACTCCAGGTGAAATGGACAGTATTGGAAGTGCCAGTGATGCTGAAGACCACTACAGTTTGCAGAGCGGTTCGAGTGACGGAGGTTACACACATTCCCGCAGACTGAATGCCAGGCTCTCATAG
- the MXD4 gene encoding max dimerization protein 4 isoform X2 has product MELNSLLILLEAAEYLERRDREAEHGYASVLPFDSDYSRKKTKAGTMARKSQNNRSSHNELEKHRRAKLRRYLEQLKQLVPLGPDSTRHTTLSLLKRAKMHIKKLEEQDRKALNIKEQLQREHRYLKRRLEQLSVQGMERIRTDSMGSTISTDSEQEVDIEGMEFTPGEMDSIGSASDAEDHYSLQSGSSDGGYTHSRRLNARLS; this is encoded by the exons ATGGAACTGAACTCTCTGTTAATTCTCCTGGAAGCGGCCGAGTACTTGGAGAGAAGAGACCGAG AAGCAGAACATGGCTATGCATCAGTGTTACCCTTCGATAGTGACtattccagaaagaaaacaaaggcaggCACCATGGCCAGAAAATCCCAGAATAACAG GTCGTCACACAACGAACTAGAAAAACATAG GCGGGCTAAACTCCGGCGGTATTTGGAGCAGCTAAAACAGCTTGTGCCTCTTGGGCCAGACAGCACCAGACACACCACTCTAAGTCTGTTGAAAAGAGCTAAGATGCATATCAAG AAATTGGAAGAACAGGACCGAAAAGCTCTAAATATTAAGGAACAGCTACAGCGGGAACACCGCTACCTCAAGCGCCGGCTGGAGCAGCTTTCCGTGCAGGGCATGGAGCGCATCCGCACGGACAGCATGGGATCAACAATATCCACTGACTCTGAACAAG AAGTAGACATTGAAGGAATGGAGTTTACTCCAGGTGAAATGGACAGTATTGGAAGTGCCAGTGATGCTGAAGACCACTACAGTTTGCAGAGCGGTTCGAGTGACGGAGGTTACACACATTCCCGCAGACTGAATGCCAGGCTCTCATAG
- the MXD4 gene encoding max dimerization protein 4 isoform X4, with the protein MALISSPPTPLAFIYKPQAANRPPPPSQPGQMQPSVAAQRRALGEGACAERSSHNELEKHRRAKLRRYLEQLKQLVPLGPDSTRHTTLSLLKRAKMHIKKLEEQDRKALNIKEQLQREHRYLKRRLEQLSVQGMERIRTDSMGSTISTDSEQEVDIEGMEFTPGEMDSIGSASDAEDHYSLQSGSSDGGYTHSRRLNARLS; encoded by the exons ATGGCACTAATTTCCAGCCCCCCCACACCCCTGGCATTTATTTATAAACCGCAGGCAGCAAACCGGCCGCCTCCCCCATCGCAGCCCGGGCAGATGCAGCCTTCGGTTGCAGCGCAGCGCCGGGCTCTGGGAGAGGGAGCGTGTGCGGAGCG GTCGTCACACAACGAACTAGAAAAACATAG GCGGGCTAAACTCCGGCGGTATTTGGAGCAGCTAAAACAGCTTGTGCCTCTTGGGCCAGACAGCACCAGACACACCACTCTAAGTCTGTTGAAAAGAGCTAAGATGCATATCAAG AAATTGGAAGAACAGGACCGAAAAGCTCTAAATATTAAGGAACAGCTACAGCGGGAACACCGCTACCTCAAGCGCCGGCTGGAGCAGCTTTCCGTGCAGGGCATGGAGCGCATCCGCACGGACAGCATGGGATCAACAATATCCACTGACTCTGAACAAG AAGTAGACATTGAAGGAATGGAGTTTACTCCAGGTGAAATGGACAGTATTGGAAGTGCCAGTGATGCTGAAGACCACTACAGTTTGCAGAGCGGTTCGAGTGACGGAGGTTACACACATTCCCGCAGACTGAATGCCAGGCTCTCATAG
- the MXD4 gene encoding max dimerization protein 4 isoform X3, whose product MELNSLLILLEAAEYLERRDRAEHGYASVLPFDSDYSRKKTKAGTMARKSQNNRSSHNELEKHRRAKLRRYLEQLKQLVPLGPDSTRHTTLSLLKRAKMHIKKLEEQDRKALNIKEQLQREHRYLKRRLEQLSVQGMERIRTDSMGSTISTDSEQEVDIEGMEFTPGEMDSIGSASDAEDHYSLQSGSSDGGYTHSRRLNARLS is encoded by the exons ATGGAACTGAACTCTCTGTTAATTCTCCTGGAAGCGGCCGAGTACTTGGAGAGAAGAGACCGAG CAGAACATGGCTATGCATCAGTGTTACCCTTCGATAGTGACtattccagaaagaaaacaaaggcaggCACCATGGCCAGAAAATCCCAGAATAACAG GTCGTCACACAACGAACTAGAAAAACATAG GCGGGCTAAACTCCGGCGGTATTTGGAGCAGCTAAAACAGCTTGTGCCTCTTGGGCCAGACAGCACCAGACACACCACTCTAAGTCTGTTGAAAAGAGCTAAGATGCATATCAAG AAATTGGAAGAACAGGACCGAAAAGCTCTAAATATTAAGGAACAGCTACAGCGGGAACACCGCTACCTCAAGCGCCGGCTGGAGCAGCTTTCCGTGCAGGGCATGGAGCGCATCCGCACGGACAGCATGGGATCAACAATATCCACTGACTCTGAACAAG AAGTAGACATTGAAGGAATGGAGTTTACTCCAGGTGAAATGGACAGTATTGGAAGTGCCAGTGATGCTGAAGACCACTACAGTTTGCAGAGCGGTTCGAGTGACGGAGGTTACACACATTCCCGCAGACTGAATGCCAGGCTCTCATAG